The Streptomyces sp. NBC_00162 genome window below encodes:
- a CDS encoding isopenicillin N synthase family dioxygenase, which yields MARSQVPVIDLEPWRSGGPDARARTAARVDEALRAAGFLLVTGHGVDPALPARIRAAAREFFLLPAPAKAPYAVTVGGRGWLGPGAEANSYAEGTASPPDLKESWSWAAEDPTGVPAVDAEWFRPNAWPAEVPSLRPLVTEYLSLMRALSDELLRLLATALGLAEDHFTRHTSHPTWGFNLNWYPGTEVVGAPLPGQFRIGAHTDFGTVTVLDRQHGAGGLQIHTDADGWQDAPYDPAALTVNIGDLMARWTGDRWRAGRHRVLPPPADAPAEELISLVYFYECDAHTRVESLPAPVGRVVHDPVDSHAYLREKLRAISFTDGSTTSG from the coding sequence ATGGCGCGTTCCCAGGTCCCCGTGATCGATCTCGAGCCGTGGCGGTCGGGCGGACCCGACGCCCGGGCACGTACGGCGGCCCGCGTCGACGAGGCCCTGCGGGCCGCCGGATTCCTGCTGGTGACCGGGCACGGCGTGGATCCCGCGCTGCCCGCCCGGATCAGGGCGGCCGCACGCGAGTTCTTCCTGCTGCCGGCCCCCGCGAAGGCGCCGTACGCGGTCACGGTCGGCGGCCGCGGCTGGCTCGGCCCCGGCGCCGAGGCCAACAGCTACGCGGAAGGCACGGCTTCGCCGCCCGACCTGAAGGAGTCGTGGTCCTGGGCGGCGGAGGACCCCACCGGGGTGCCCGCCGTGGACGCCGAGTGGTTCCGCCCCAACGCGTGGCCCGCGGAGGTGCCCTCGCTGCGGCCGCTGGTGACCGAGTACCTGAGCCTGATGCGGGCCCTCTCCGATGAGCTGCTGCGACTGCTGGCCACCGCCCTCGGCCTCGCCGAGGACCACTTCACCCGCCACACCTCCCATCCCACCTGGGGGTTCAACCTCAACTGGTACCCGGGGACCGAGGTCGTCGGAGCCCCGCTGCCCGGCCAGTTCCGCATCGGGGCCCACACCGACTTCGGTACGGTCACGGTCCTCGACCGGCAGCACGGCGCGGGCGGGCTCCAGATCCACACCGACGCCGACGGCTGGCAGGACGCCCCGTACGACCCGGCCGCGCTCACCGTGAACATCGGTGACCTGATGGCCCGTTGGACCGGTGACCGCTGGCGCGCGGGCCGCCACCGCGTGCTGCCGCCGCCGGCCGACGCACCGGCCGAGGAGCTGATCTCACTGGTCTACTTCTACGAATGCGACGCGCACACCCGGGTGGAATCCCTGCCCGCGCCCGTCGGGCGTGTGGTGCACGACCCGGTCGACTCCCACGCCTACCTGCGGGAGAAGCTCCGCGCCATCAGCTTCACCGACGGGAGTACTACTTCAGGGTGA
- a CDS encoding VOC family protein, translated as MARDLGMAQRFYGAVAGWTFRRARLGDAFSVAELDGVPVAGIGALASDLGVAVAWTPYFAVDDADVAVDRIRERTGTIAVGPVSFATGGRAALVADPDGAVFGIWQGAVSSHWRVGKGPAPAWLELRTRNAFDAAIFYGAVLEWATGRTGCCEVSYEEDQVVLRQGGEPVARLNSGPVELASYSPHTRPRWHVHFRVPKLRPAIEAAVALGGRTVSDITSNALERWVALRDPDGALFTLTTTLAADTA; from the coding sequence ATGGCCCGCGACCTCGGCATGGCGCAGCGCTTCTACGGTGCGGTCGCGGGCTGGACCTTCCGGCGGGCCCGTCTCGGCGACGCGTTCTCGGTCGCCGAACTGGACGGCGTGCCGGTGGCGGGCATCGGGGCGCTCGCCTCCGACCTGGGGGTCGCGGTGGCCTGGACCCCGTACTTCGCCGTGGACGACGCCGATGTGGCGGTGGACCGCATCCGGGAGCGCACCGGCACCATCGCGGTCGGGCCGGTCTCCTTCGCCACCGGTGGCCGCGCGGCGCTCGTCGCCGACCCCGACGGCGCCGTCTTCGGCATCTGGCAGGGCGCCGTCTCCTCCCACTGGCGCGTGGGCAAGGGCCCGGCTCCGGCCTGGCTGGAGCTGCGTACCAGGAACGCCTTCGACGCGGCGATCTTCTACGGGGCGGTGCTGGAGTGGGCCACCGGCCGCACCGGCTGCTGCGAGGTCTCGTACGAGGAGGACCAGGTCGTCCTGAGGCAGGGCGGCGAGCCCGTGGCCCGCCTCAACAGCGGCCCAGTCGAGCTGGCCTCCTACTCCCCGCACACCCGCCCGCGCTGGCACGTCCACTTCCGCGTCCCGAAGCTCCGGCCCGCCATCGAGGCCGCCGTGGCGCTGGGCGGGCGTACCGTCTCGGACATCACGTCGAACGCGCTCGAGCGGTGGGTGGCGCTCCGCGATCCGGACGGGGCCCTCTTCACCCTGACGACCACCCTGGCGGCGGACACGGCATAG
- a CDS encoding class II glutamine amidotransferase has product MCRWLAYSGSPLLLDAVLYRPEHSLINQSLNARMGVESTNGDGFGIGWYSADGSGDGTPAVFRDIAPAWNNRNLRELAGHVRSPLFFAHVRASTGSAIQQTNCHPFRHGRWLWMHNGAITDFHRLQRDLCMAVDPALFPCIEGSTDSEVMFYLAVTYGLDQDVPGAVARMVGLVERLGKEHGVVDPLQMTVAVSDGERVWAFRYSSQGQSRSLFYSSAAETVRHLHPELPFLGKVSDSTRLVVSEPLGDLPGVWNELPEGSYAMIPATPGLDYLPFVPEL; this is encoded by the coding sequence ATGTGTCGCTGGCTCGCCTACTCGGGTTCTCCCCTGCTGCTCGACGCGGTGCTCTACCGTCCCGAGCACTCGCTCATCAACCAGAGCCTCAACGCGCGGATGGGCGTCGAGTCGACCAACGGTGACGGGTTCGGCATCGGCTGGTACAGCGCGGACGGCAGCGGTGACGGCACGCCCGCCGTCTTCCGGGACATCGCACCGGCCTGGAACAACCGCAACCTGCGGGAGCTGGCCGGGCACGTCCGCTCGCCGCTGTTCTTCGCGCACGTCCGCGCCTCCACCGGGTCGGCGATCCAGCAGACCAACTGCCACCCCTTCCGGCACGGGCGGTGGCTGTGGATGCACAACGGGGCGATCACGGACTTCCACCGGCTGCAGCGGGATCTCTGCATGGCCGTGGACCCGGCCCTCTTCCCGTGCATCGAAGGCTCGACCGACTCCGAGGTGATGTTCTACCTGGCGGTCACCTACGGCCTCGACCAGGACGTGCCGGGCGCCGTGGCGCGGATGGTCGGCCTGGTGGAGCGGCTCGGCAAGGAGCACGGAGTGGTCGACCCGCTCCAGATGACGGTCGCGGTCAGCGACGGGGAGCGCGTCTGGGCGTTCCGCTACTCGAGCCAGGGGCAGTCCAGGTCGCTGTTCTACAGCAGCGCGGCCGAGACCGTCCGGCACCTCCACCCCGAGCTGCCCTTCCTCGGGAAGGTGTCCGACTCGACGCGGCTGGTGGTCTCCGAGCCCCTCGGTGACCTTCCCGGCGTGTGGAACGAACTGCCCGAGGGCAGCTACGCGATGATCCCCGCCACCCCCGGGCTGGACTATCTGCCCTTCGTGCCCGAACTCTAG
- a CDS encoding DUF6381 family protein, with amino-acid sequence MSVSGESRGRSQQMRAKAQELNEAADRSQDPEERQRLRDKARRLQEQSQQENRMDDRGMDPM; translated from the coding sequence ATGAGCGTTTCAGGCGAGTCCCGCGGCCGGTCCCAGCAGATGCGCGCCAAGGCCCAGGAACTGAACGAGGCGGCCGACCGTTCGCAGGACCCCGAGGAGCGGCAGCGGCTGCGTGACAAGGCCCGCCGCCTCCAGGAGCAGAGCCAGCAGGAGAACCGGATGGACGACCGGGGCATGGACCCCATGTAG
- a CDS encoding agmatine deiminase family protein, with protein sequence MHLPRMTRRGFGAAALSAAALPLLGSPAFAARTLPSAERATGEDPLHAPAEWEPHAGCVMAWPWDRTVGWGGQLPDVQAEIAGIARAVARFEPVLMVAEPGTAQRARDLCGSSVTVIEYPVNDCWTRDTGPVFAVNAQRTQRAGLDFAFNGWGEKFPYDKDDLLPVGVCAHLGLPRTPVGMVLEGGSVLTDGQGTLVTTEECLLHPNRNPGMTRAQIEATLLASYGASKVIWLPYGLHHDDVTNGHVDLVAAYLGPARLLLHTQPDPSHPNHARMAANKAVLDAATDACGRPFQVVEMHHQPQFRHGGRSVETFSYTNYYLTSSSVVVPTAGEPADALALAQFAALFPGREVVAAPARVLAWGGGGVHCVTQHVPAGSS encoded by the coding sequence ATGCACCTGCCACGCATGACGCGGCGCGGCTTCGGCGCCGCCGCCCTCTCGGCCGCCGCCCTCCCCCTGCTCGGCAGCCCGGCCTTCGCCGCCCGGACCCTTCCCTCCGCCGAACGCGCGACCGGCGAGGACCCGCTCCACGCACCGGCCGAATGGGAGCCGCACGCCGGCTGCGTGATGGCCTGGCCGTGGGACAGGACCGTCGGATGGGGCGGGCAGCTCCCCGACGTCCAGGCCGAGATCGCCGGCATCGCCAGGGCCGTCGCCCGGTTCGAGCCGGTCCTCATGGTCGCCGAGCCGGGAACGGCGCAGCGGGCACGCGATCTGTGCGGGAGCTCGGTGACGGTGATCGAGTACCCGGTCAACGACTGCTGGACCCGGGACACCGGACCGGTCTTCGCGGTGAACGCACAGCGGACCCAACGGGCGGGCCTCGACTTCGCCTTCAACGGATGGGGCGAGAAGTTCCCCTACGACAAGGACGATCTGCTTCCCGTCGGCGTGTGCGCACACCTGGGCCTGCCCCGCACCCCGGTCGGCATGGTCCTCGAAGGCGGCTCCGTGCTCACCGACGGACAGGGCACCCTCGTCACCACCGAGGAATGCCTGCTCCACCCCAACCGGAACCCGGGCATGACCCGGGCGCAGATCGAGGCCACGCTGCTCGCCTCGTACGGGGCGAGCAAGGTCATCTGGCTCCCGTACGGACTCCACCACGACGACGTCACCAACGGACACGTGGACCTCGTCGCCGCCTACCTGGGCCCGGCCCGGCTCCTGCTCCACACCCAGCCCGACCCCAGCCACCCCAACCACGCCCGGATGGCCGCCAACAAGGCGGTACTCGACGCCGCGACCGACGCCTGCGGGCGCCCCTTCCAGGTGGTGGAGATGCACCACCAGCCCCAGTTCCGCCACGGCGGGCGCAGCGTGGAGACCTTCAGCTACACGAACTACTACCTGACCAGCAGCAGCGTCGTCGTACCCACCGCGGGCGAACCGGCCGACGCCCTCGCCCTCGCACAGTTCGCCGCCCTCTTCCCCGGCCGCGAGGTGGTCGCCGCCCCGGCGCGCGTCCTCGCCTGGGGCGGCGGCGGAGTCCACTGCGTCACCCAGCACGTCCCGGCCGGATCCTCCTGA
- a CDS encoding APC family permease, whose product MPDLPSARPETGDADAARLTDLGYTQELSRSLGILGNIAMGFAVVSPVVALYAVSMVGTMIAGPAWVWALPIVLLGQCLVVNVYSELASQWPLAGGPYQWGRRLLGPSFGWMSGWVWQFAVMFGNTTVAYLAAPWVFALVGATPTPGSMVAVAAGILLGCMLVNACGIRILSWFVSLGIAAEAIASVLVGFALLLFFREHGFALFTETLGAEELSGGSTAMAFLAVLAVAGWGFIGFDACVSTAEETKDAGRQVPRAMWWALLSVGLVVILNAMAVALAHPAPRSVVAGEDLDPVTTAVTSAFGSWSDKPFVAVVLVGFLACAMASQGGAARGVYSLARDGVFPFSRQVRRVNRRQAPIGGLVASTLVSCTGLLLGLNATAIGSLIAFGTAATFLPFFLVTLAALVARLRGSWVPSGHIRQGRKGTLLNVLAVLWTAFEVVNVCWPRAVMAPRGAPWYQIWAGLLGTGAVITAGLVYLTVKKPQNTLRAAQAREADKEGEGGAGRVDVLAAERR is encoded by the coding sequence ATGCCAGACCTTCCCTCCGCACGCCCTGAAACGGGCGACGCCGATGCCGCCCGCCTGACCGATCTCGGCTACACCCAGGAACTGAGCCGCAGCCTCGGCATCCTCGGGAACATCGCGATGGGCTTCGCCGTCGTCTCGCCCGTCGTCGCCCTGTACGCCGTCTCGATGGTCGGCACGATGATCGCCGGGCCCGCCTGGGTCTGGGCGCTGCCGATCGTGCTCCTGGGTCAGTGCCTGGTGGTGAACGTCTACTCCGAGCTGGCCTCGCAGTGGCCGCTGGCCGGCGGCCCGTACCAGTGGGGCAGGCGGCTGCTCGGCCCCTCCTTCGGCTGGATGAGCGGCTGGGTGTGGCAGTTCGCCGTGATGTTCGGCAACACCACCGTCGCGTACCTGGCCGCCCCCTGGGTCTTCGCCCTCGTCGGCGCCACGCCCACACCCGGGTCCATGGTCGCGGTGGCCGCCGGGATCCTGCTCGGCTGCATGCTGGTCAACGCGTGCGGGATCCGGATCCTGAGCTGGTTCGTCTCCCTGGGCATCGCCGCCGAGGCCATCGCCTCGGTCCTGGTCGGTTTCGCGCTGCTGCTGTTCTTCCGTGAACACGGGTTCGCGCTGTTCACCGAGACCCTGGGCGCCGAAGAGCTCTCCGGCGGGTCGACCGCCATGGCCTTCCTCGCCGTCCTGGCCGTCGCGGGCTGGGGCTTCATCGGCTTCGACGCCTGCGTCTCCACCGCGGAGGAGACCAAGGACGCCGGCCGGCAGGTCCCGCGCGCCATGTGGTGGGCCCTGCTCAGCGTCGGCCTCGTGGTCATCCTCAACGCGATGGCGGTCGCCCTCGCCCACCCCGCGCCGCGGTCCGTCGTCGCGGGGGAGGACCTCGACCCGGTGACCACCGCCGTGACCAGCGCGTTCGGTTCCTGGTCCGACAAGCCCTTCGTGGCCGTCGTCCTGGTCGGGTTCCTCGCATGCGCCATGGCCTCCCAGGGCGGTGCCGCGCGCGGGGTGTACTCGCTGGCCCGCGACGGGGTGTTCCCCTTCTCCCGCCAGGTGCGCCGGGTCAACCGCCGCCAGGCCCCGATCGGCGGACTGGTCGCCTCGACCCTCGTCAGCTGCACCGGTCTGCTGCTGGGGCTGAACGCCACGGCCATCGGCAGCCTGATCGCCTTCGGTACGGCGGCCACCTTCCTGCCGTTCTTCCTGGTCACCCTGGCCGCACTCGTCGCCCGGCTGCGCGGGAGCTGGGTCCCCTCCGGGCACATCCGGCAGGGGCGCAAGGGCACCCTCCTGAACGTGCTGGCCGTGCTGTGGACCGCCTTCGAGGTCGTCAACGTGTGCTGGCCGCGCGCCGTCATGGCCCCGCGGGGGGCTCCCTGGTACCAGATCTGGGCGGGCCTGCTGGGCACCGGTGCGGTGATCACGGCGGGTCTGGTCTACCTGACGGTCAAGAAGCCGCAGAACACGCTGCGCGCCGCGCAGGCGCGCGAGGCGGACAAGGAAGGCGAAGGCGGGGCAGGGCGCGTGGACGTGCTCGCCGCCGAACGCCGCTGA
- a CDS encoding TetR/AcrR family transcriptional regulator, with the protein MGRPNQPLLSREIIARAALELLDEEGPQALKMRALADRLGVRGASLYHHVASKDDVLDAVSELINDEIDLSPLDEPDWRAGIAAYARGYRRVYLRHPNAIAPAARRRVEADRALRGYDALLGALIRAGCTPARAAEAAAAIDYLVLGSALETFTAGFTRAAADYRPAYPALADSLTGAAATGAGLAELDDRGFELGLGLVLDGLAA; encoded by the coding sequence GTGGGCCGACCGAACCAACCGCTGCTCAGCCGCGAGATCATCGCGCGCGCGGCCCTCGAGCTCCTCGACGAGGAGGGGCCCCAGGCCCTGAAGATGCGGGCGCTCGCCGACCGGCTCGGCGTCCGCGGAGCGTCCCTGTACCACCACGTCGCCTCCAAGGACGACGTGCTCGACGCGGTCTCGGAACTGATCAACGACGAGATCGACCTGAGTCCGCTCGACGAACCCGACTGGCGGGCCGGAATCGCGGCGTACGCGCGCGGCTACCGCCGGGTGTACCTGCGCCACCCGAACGCCATCGCACCGGCCGCCCGGCGCAGGGTCGAGGCGGACCGCGCCCTGCGCGGCTACGACGCCCTGCTCGGCGCCCTGATCCGGGCGGGCTGCACCCCTGCGCGCGCCGCCGAGGCCGCCGCCGCCATCGACTACCTGGTCCTCGGCTCCGCGCTCGAGACCTTCACCGCCGGGTTCACCCGCGCCGCGGCCGACTACCGCCCCGCCTACCCGGCCCTCGCCGACTCCCTCACCGGCGCGGCGGCCACCGGCGCGGGCCTGGCCGAGCTCGACGACCGCGGGTTCGAACTCGGTCTCGGGCTGGTCCTGGACGGCCTCGCCGCGTAG
- a CDS encoding DUF1206 domain-containing protein translates to MGGEAAREGGTAREVAARCGLVARGVLYVLVGVLALRVAFGDQGPEADRKGALQELMDKPLGGVLVWAIGIGLVCMMLWRLSEAVFGVAGPDGDKASKRLASAARAVFYAVVAFSVLSFAAGSGGGRSGDEQSRDVTAKAMELPGGPWWVGAVGAAIAVGGVVIAVRAALRTFRKHLALDRMPEGVRKAVEFLGVTGGVARGTVFAAAGAFVVYAAVRYDPAQAKGVDDTLRSFTQTPAGPWLLVLIAAGLILFGLFSWAMAGWRRV, encoded by the coding sequence ATGGGCGGCGAGGCGGCGCGCGAGGGCGGCACGGCTCGGGAGGTGGCGGCCCGGTGCGGACTGGTGGCACGCGGCGTGCTGTACGTGCTCGTCGGCGTGCTCGCACTGCGCGTGGCGTTCGGCGACCAAGGACCGGAGGCGGACCGCAAGGGCGCACTGCAGGAGCTCATGGACAAGCCCCTCGGTGGTGTCCTCGTCTGGGCCATCGGCATCGGCCTCGTCTGCATGATGCTGTGGCGGCTGTCCGAGGCGGTGTTCGGCGTGGCCGGGCCCGACGGCGACAAGGCCTCCAAACGGCTCGCGTCGGCGGCCCGGGCCGTGTTCTACGCGGTCGTCGCCTTCTCGGTGCTGTCCTTCGCGGCCGGTTCCGGCGGCGGGCGGTCCGGCGACGAGCAGTCGCGCGACGTGACGGCCAAGGCGATGGAGCTGCCGGGCGGCCCGTGGTGGGTGGGCGCGGTCGGGGCGGCGATCGCCGTCGGGGGCGTCGTCATCGCCGTACGGGCGGCCCTGCGCACGTTCCGCAAGCACCTGGCGCTGGACCGGATGCCCGAAGGGGTCCGCAAGGCGGTCGAGTTCCTCGGCGTCACCGGCGGCGTGGCCCGCGGCACCGTCTTCGCGGCGGCCGGCGCCTTCGTCGTGTATGCCGCGGTGCGCTACGACCCGGCGCAGGCCAAGGGCGTCGACGACACCCTGCGGTCCTTCACCCAGACCCCGGCGGGACCCTGGCTCCTCGTCCTGATCGCCGCCGGGCTCATCCTGTTCGGGCTGTTCTCCTGGGCGATGGCCGGCTGGCGCCGGGTCTGA
- a CDS encoding M64 family metallopeptidase, with product MRPVRVRAKGPVLRAALAAACAAAVLVAAAPAGAADAPPAAGVEVEIPGPEQGGDAGSGHTRVPAAGARAKTAGGLSAAERAADGEVVKVIDNGPTADRLDVVVIGDGYTSAELERFRSDARQKWDEVTAVEPYTTYRNLFNVWTVDAVSRESGVSGDPTPATVRDTALGSYFWCEEIERLLCIDQPKVDAYVAKAPEADLVIVLANSAKYGGAGYNERSTTLGYEGISTASAGHAKSGQVAIHETGHSLGKLADEYFYSGVPEYEKYTGPEPAESNSSALPADRMAAQRAKWYRWLGEPSPDGGTVGAYEGGGYFATGLYRPTDNSIMRVLGKPFNLPGVEAMIGGFHQHARTVTPLTPTDRTLRMRHTAKAAVPRLAGADGRQLVVRWYLDGRELKRFEGRTEVAVADLWLFDLRTHRLSVTAEDRTPSVRDPKIARTLRSTAEWTVRL from the coding sequence ATGCGTCCAGTCAGAGTCCGGGCCAAGGGTCCCGTACTGCGGGCCGCCCTCGCGGCGGCCTGCGCGGCCGCCGTGCTGGTGGCAGCCGCACCGGCAGGGGCGGCCGACGCGCCGCCGGCAGCAGGGGTGGAGGTCGAGATACCGGGGCCGGAACAAGGCGGCGACGCCGGATCCGGCCACACCCGGGTACCGGCCGCCGGGGCCCGGGCGAAGACCGCGGGCGGGCTCTCCGCGGCCGAGCGGGCGGCCGACGGCGAGGTCGTCAAGGTGATCGACAACGGCCCCACCGCCGACCGCCTCGACGTCGTCGTCATCGGCGACGGCTACACCTCCGCCGAGTTGGAGCGGTTCCGCTCCGACGCCCGGCAGAAGTGGGACGAGGTGACGGCGGTCGAGCCGTACACCACCTACCGGAACCTCTTCAACGTGTGGACGGTCGACGCCGTCTCCCGCGAGTCCGGAGTCTCCGGCGACCCCACCCCGGCCACCGTCCGCGACACCGCCCTCGGCTCGTACTTCTGGTGCGAGGAGATCGAGCGGCTGCTCTGCATCGACCAGCCCAAGGTCGACGCGTACGTGGCGAAGGCGCCGGAGGCCGATCTGGTCATCGTGCTGGCCAACAGCGCCAAGTACGGCGGCGCGGGCTACAACGAGCGCAGCACCACCCTCGGCTACGAGGGGATATCGACCGCCTCGGCGGGCCACGCGAAGTCCGGTCAGGTGGCCATCCACGAGACCGGGCACTCGCTCGGCAAGCTCGCGGACGAGTACTTCTACTCCGGCGTCCCGGAGTACGAGAAGTACACCGGCCCCGAGCCCGCCGAATCCAACAGCTCCGCCCTGCCCGCGGACCGGATGGCCGCCCAGCGGGCCAAGTGGTACCGGTGGCTCGGCGAACCGTCTCCGGACGGCGGCACGGTGGGCGCGTACGAGGGCGGAGGCTACTTCGCCACCGGCCTGTACCGGCCCACGGACAACTCGATCATGCGGGTGCTGGGCAAGCCCTTCAACCTGCCCGGCGTCGAGGCGATGATCGGCGGGTTCCACCAGCACGCGAGGACCGTCACGCCGCTCACCCCGACCGACCGCACCCTGCGGATGCGCCACACGGCGAAGGCCGCCGTGCCGAGGCTGGCCGGAGCGGACGGGCGCCAGCTCGTGGTCCGGTGGTACCTGGACGGCAGGGAGCTGAAGAGGTTCGAGGGCCGGACCGAGGTGGCGGTGGCGGACCTGTGGCTCTTCGACCTCCGCACCCACCGGCTCTCGGTCACGGCGGAGGACCGCACCCCCTCGGTACGAGACCCCAAGATCGCCCGCACCCTGCGCTCCACGGCCGAGTGGACGGTCCGGCTCTAG